In one window of Cellulophaga sp. HaHa_2_95 DNA:
- the rimP gene encoding ribosome assembly cofactor RimP, protein MFKEKVLGLLEDALKENESLFLIDFTIGPANKINIILDGDTGVNLTDCIAISRSIDQNLDREEEDFSLEVASVGATTPMVMPRQYKKNIGRELEVKTLDGKFEGILTAANDQGITLEWKAREPKPVGKGKVTVQKKQEFSFSDIQEAKVIIKF, encoded by the coding sequence ATGTTTAAAGAGAAAGTTTTAGGATTGTTAGAGGATGCTTTGAAAGAAAATGAGTCACTTTTTTTGATTGATTTTACGATAGGGCCTGCGAACAAAATAAATATTATTCTAGATGGCGATACAGGAGTTAATTTAACAGATTGTATAGCGATTAGTAGGTCAATTGATCAAAATTTAGATCGTGAAGAAGAGGATTTTTCTTTAGAAGTGGCTTCTGTCGGAGCAACTACGCCTATGGTTATGCCAAGGCAATATAAAAAGAATATCGGTAGAGAGTTGGAAGTAAAAACTTTAGATGGTAAATTTGAAGGAATTTTAACAGCAGCGAACGATCAAGGAATTACTTTAGAATGGAAAGCTAGAGAACCAAAACCAGTAGGTAAGGGTAAAGTTACAGTTCAGAAAAAACAAGAATTTAGTTTTTCTGATATTCAAGAAGCAAAAGTTATTATAAAATTTTAA